The Streptomyces sp. NL15-2K genome contains a region encoding:
- a CDS encoding LamG-like jellyroll fold domain-containing protein, with the protein MLVLTALALMLTTNQAVAEGLELGSVDLPSLSLASLASWFTDPHWGKLPHQQSGTAAGHRHQVSAAATAAHRGAGRAPGKGKGELPAYRAHTPATKQGRSAGTAHFNAKTSKRSATRSSRTETVYDNADGSVTRRISPSPVNYQVGKGRWAPIDIDVRAGPDGRWHERANSLAVDFAARATDPALASLATDTKHRVAYALKGAAPVKGTADGSTVTYGHVLDATDLKLAPTATGVKESVVLDSADADNSWTFPLTLEGLTPVQHTENGWIDLRDPAGETVERIPPAYAYDSKVNPRSGDPATTHLVTTELVHDQDGYALKVTLDSAWLHAEDRVFPVTVDPTVDDGWTTTYAESGAAGDHSYEQTVKVGSYDSGTHSANSFVNHWDTAWDGSNATVTSANLHLFDTWASTCTAERFDVALVTSAWTPEGVTSYPGPSKGSSIGGATPSVPHACANTAADRTVGDWVSVPLSTSAIQGWFSGTSADHGLAVYASTADALHWKQFGSFNDPSNGPWIEVTYTGNTAPQLYEQFPADNAVVGTTTPELTAWAGGANSTSGSSNQYLFQVYDAAGTKVADSGLVSTGDWTVPAGKLAWGKNYSWQVQAYDSTTNLYSPADPYELSVQVPQTVITSGLSQNSSDHGFDASIGNYTTSDTDASISTVGPSLDVDRDYNSRDARWTGAFGTGWSSIFDARATEQYTPSGAVASVQVTYPDGSQVGYGKNGDGTFTPGNGRFATFTSVTGGYTLTDKDDTLYTFTQSLGAGAYGLTSVTDANGRAVNLTWTSGHITKMTSAVSARSLNLTWSTPTGALAAHVASVVTDPVTSGDATTAQTWTYGYTGDQLTKVCSPLSTTKCTVYGYTTGSGYRNAALDLDPHAFWPLSETTGTSAKDAVLANEGTTDATYENVTLGQTGPLTGSSAPAAGFNGTSSDISLPKNLGNDTDSGALSLWFKTSAGPGVLYSYASQPIGSGQAAGFYTPSVYVGSDGKLNAEFWYSGGINPIVTSASVADGKWHHVVLSAAGNSQSLYLDNAKVGSRSGTISIQSAVAFGKNQSFNYLGTGFLGGGWPDEPHSSTSDKTGYATYFNGSVADVAWYERPLVAADVNALYTYGTHSASLLNSVKRPSGKTYAAMTYDTNTTALSQLTDENGGSWALGAPTVTGSSDTYRGAVLGDAPSEYFRLGEAAGATTAVDQVRGGNGTYGAVTLGTAGPFSDQKAATFDGSTSSLTLPGNSVPGSGAESTSMWFKTTTADGVLLGASKDPLSAGTTTTSYTPVLYVGSSGKLHGEFYFSGGSTKPLASAAAVTDGKWHHVVLSTSATSQSMYLDGTLVGTQTGTAAMSGQTYTYVGAGFNGGNWPDEAHTSSTSNTGYATHFKGSVAEVALFRSQLSAADVAGQFEAAKNSTGLLPVETVKVTSPTSSTLTYTYDVTNGNRALTEIDGLGNKTSFGYDSAGFEHTVTDPNGAMTITGHDVRGNVVSSTSCQDQAANKCDTEYYTYYPDDTTAQLTTADPRNDQLLTERDGRSASATDTTYLTQYTYDSAGNQTAITGPAVPGFPSGRTTSTVYSDGTSTYPSADGGVVPKGLPVKTVSPGGAANQVAYLKNGDVASTTDAIGLVTTYTYDGIGQVRTQKVVSDTYPNGLVTTYRYDAAGQVVEEDDPPLIDRVTGATHSAVSTTVYDEDGNVTSQTVSDASGGDTARTETQTYDAYDHLLTESDANAVAGASNGDTTTYSYDTSGNKTKEVTSAGNETRYTYNDNGDLLTQGLMYTGDPVSPQTAALLTESSRAYDPAGRLASVTDAMGNTTAYTYTDDGLTATVKRTSADGTSSYVLESDVYDAAGNLTQSTTDNGETVTKYAIDAASRTTSTELDPTGVDRVTTVSYTPDDQVATENDHDSSGYDRTTTSTYDDMGNLLSETLYGDASGHPAGWWKLNQTSGSNVTDASGTGNTATAGSGVTWSDSAAKFAGTTTGTGGVVATNSPALDTTASYTVSAWVNLADTSTYRTFVAQGGTNRASFYLQYSKADNAYRFHAASSDAASPSAFYDATATAAPTLNTWTHLVGVFDSTTGSMKLYINGAQAGSATDTSPWTGTGPLSIGGTETANGTTSDVVAGSVGDVQVYQRALSATDVTSLYGKGRTGGTVGSSDEQTTKYAYDKRGLPTSTTDADQNTTTYAYDEAGNLAVTTAPAVQAEPDGTTAATVHPVTTSGFNTFGEGVEEQDPNGLVTTTAYDADGDKVSETLPSYTPAGASSPNAGTTVWTYDSEGNQTSETSPGGRTTSYLYDQTGNLAQITAPDGSKTHATYDTAGDQLSAADATGAQTQATYDFLGRQLTSTTMERYPSTRTLTSTNSYAITTGNPYGAHTASTTSPGGVQTSYGYNRAGDVTSVTDGAGNTTHYTYDFQGNQQKTILADGTWTETDYNAAGDPAYDKQYDANNNLLAQTSQQYDGVGNLTAATDANGHTTRWTYDAASTITQQVEPVDAFTSITTTFGYDAAGNRTRFTDGRGNSWRYTYTPWGQQEKVTEPTTATYTSAADSTTTFAYDADGQLTTATLPGGVTTSMTYDANGQLKTMSGSGADAATAKRSFDYDADGRVLSADTDEAGIAGAVDHQAATHDAFTYDDRSDVLTASGSAGSSSFTYNDDASMLTRTDAAGTTSYGYDTAGRLSSLDDPATGTQLTYTYGQLNDLKSVKYGSTGQTRTFGYNSSHDLTSDVLTQGASTVASFTYGYDHNGNLTSKTTTGVSGASANTYTYDWSDRLTSWNNGTSTTQYAYDASGNRIRNGADVYTYDARDELTSDGTHTYGYSARGTMTQESQASGSVAYKTDAFGGQITAGTQSYTLDALGRNITDTDTAQQSTRTFAYSGPDNTIASDGDNTYTYDPAGGVIGVKPTGGSGVLALTDQHNDVVGTFTSGATSLAGSASYDPLGKVVSPTDTVTGQLGFQSGWTEPGSGDVGTASRWYNPGTGQFLNKDSLSLDAVPNSVAANPFAYVDDNPMAGTDESGNCSWYDVVCGAKKAVHHVKHAVKHVVHKVYHAVKHVARKIVHAVKHVAHRIVHHVRDVYHATVRVTRRVYHYASRHVRRVYHAAVHAVHTAYHKVSHAAHRVVHAVKHAAHKVAHAVKKAAKAVAHATRTAYHATVSAAKTAAKFVKHHAAAITSFVVSTAVFAGCEAATAGVGTIGCAALAGAAGSLVEQGFKCAQNGGGDCGVGAFAGSAVEGAVLGAAGGKLGELGGKLLAKVAPKAMEAVGGLFGKGATEAGDSAAADATDAAASRAEAEGAGTRSQSESGNSCPVHSFTGSTRVLMADGSAKAIDQVRVGDTITNSVPGTAGTQAHKVTAVIVTHTDHDFVDVTLKKTPGSAAKQTVRGGAKSLARKVARKAAFGLAASAAVLGALGASHGHGQEPATAPVAAVSSATPAQDEHLTTTFHHPFYDETQSAFVDAKDLHSGDTLQTPTGTTEVTGIRLYHANTTTYDLTIGSLHTYYVEAGNTPVLVHNCDNVDRAEEIRRAIHDGSRDGGRPYKNQTVSVVRADTGDGVVSVIAASGDGLAAAQVGALRAGEVPALNDPAEHAEANALQHIANQGWTAIDGGASRNVCPYCENSIRDAGGQLTGPASWKGRINYFLKGIPKFQFRWGQRSFSFGRR; encoded by the coding sequence ATGCTCGTGCTCACCGCCCTGGCCCTGATGCTGACGACGAACCAGGCCGTCGCCGAGGGCTTGGAGTTGGGCAGCGTCGACCTGCCGAGCCTGAGCCTCGCCTCGCTGGCGTCCTGGTTCACGGACCCGCACTGGGGCAAACTGCCGCACCAGCAGTCCGGCACCGCGGCCGGCCACCGCCATCAGGTGTCCGCCGCCGCGACCGCCGCCCACCGCGGCGCGGGCCGGGCCCCCGGCAAGGGCAAGGGTGAACTCCCCGCCTACCGGGCGCACACGCCGGCCACCAAGCAGGGCCGCAGCGCCGGCACCGCCCACTTCAACGCCAAGACCAGCAAGCGCAGCGCCACCCGGTCCTCGCGGACGGAGACCGTCTACGACAACGCGGACGGTTCCGTCACCCGCCGAATATCCCCGAGCCCGGTCAACTACCAGGTCGGCAAGGGAAGATGGGCGCCGATCGACATCGACGTGCGGGCCGGTCCGGACGGACGCTGGCACGAGCGGGCCAACTCCCTCGCCGTCGACTTCGCCGCCCGGGCCACCGACCCCGCGCTCGCCTCCCTCGCGACCGACACGAAGCACCGCGTCGCGTACGCCCTGAAGGGCGCCGCCCCCGTGAAGGGCACCGCGGACGGTTCGACCGTCACGTACGGACACGTCCTCGACGCCACCGACCTGAAGCTCGCCCCCACGGCGACCGGCGTCAAGGAGTCCGTGGTCCTCGACTCCGCGGACGCGGACAACTCCTGGACCTTCCCCCTCACCCTTGAGGGCCTCACACCCGTCCAGCACACCGAAAACGGCTGGATCGACCTCCGCGACCCGGCCGGCGAGACCGTCGAGCGCATCCCTCCGGCGTACGCCTACGACTCCAAGGTGAACCCGCGCTCCGGCGACCCGGCCACCACCCACCTCGTCACCACCGAGCTCGTCCACGACCAGGACGGCTACGCGCTGAAGGTGACCCTCGACAGCGCCTGGCTGCACGCCGAGGACCGCGTCTTCCCGGTCACCGTCGACCCGACCGTCGACGACGGCTGGACCACCACCTACGCCGAGTCCGGCGCCGCCGGCGACCACTCCTACGAGCAGACCGTCAAGGTCGGCTCCTACGACTCCGGCACCCACTCCGCCAACAGCTTCGTCAACCACTGGGACACCGCCTGGGACGGCAGCAACGCCACCGTCACCTCCGCGAACCTGCACCTGTTCGACACCTGGGCCTCCACCTGCACGGCGGAACGTTTCGACGTCGCGCTCGTGACCAGCGCCTGGACCCCCGAGGGCGTCACCAGCTACCCCGGCCCGTCCAAGGGCTCCTCCATCGGCGGTGCCACCCCGAGCGTGCCGCACGCCTGCGCCAACACCGCCGCCGACCGCACCGTCGGCGACTGGGTCTCCGTCCCGCTGTCGACGTCCGCGATCCAGGGCTGGTTCAGCGGCACGAGCGCCGACCACGGCCTGGCGGTGTACGCGTCGACGGCCGACGCCCTGCACTGGAAGCAGTTCGGCTCCTTCAACGACCCGAGCAACGGCCCCTGGATCGAGGTCACGTACACCGGCAACACCGCCCCGCAGCTGTACGAGCAGTTCCCGGCCGACAACGCGGTCGTGGGCACGACCACCCCGGAGCTCACGGCCTGGGCGGGCGGCGCCAACTCCACCAGCGGCAGCAGCAACCAGTACCTGTTCCAGGTCTACGACGCGGCCGGCACCAAGGTCGCCGACTCGGGCCTGGTCTCCACCGGCGACTGGACCGTGCCCGCAGGCAAGCTCGCCTGGGGCAAGAACTACAGCTGGCAGGTGCAGGCGTACGACTCCACTACCAACCTGTACTCGCCCGCCGACCCGTACGAGCTGTCCGTACAGGTACCGCAGACCGTGATCACCTCCGGTCTGTCCCAGAACAGCAGCGACCACGGTTTCGACGCGTCCATCGGCAACTACACCACCTCCGACACCGACGCCTCGATCTCCACCGTCGGCCCGTCCCTGGACGTCGACCGCGACTACAACTCCCGCGACGCGCGCTGGACGGGCGCGTTCGGCACCGGCTGGTCGAGCATCTTCGACGCGCGGGCGACCGAGCAGTACACCCCCTCGGGCGCGGTCGCCAGCGTGCAGGTGACCTACCCCGACGGCTCCCAGGTCGGGTACGGCAAGAACGGCGACGGCACCTTCACACCCGGCAACGGACGCTTCGCCACCTTCACGTCGGTCACCGGCGGCTACACCCTGACCGACAAGGACGACACCCTTTACACCTTCACCCAGTCCCTGGGTGCCGGCGCCTACGGCCTGACCTCGGTGACCGACGCGAACGGCCGCGCCGTCAACCTCACCTGGACCAGCGGCCACATCACCAAGATGACCTCCGCGGTCTCCGCCCGTTCCCTCAACCTCACCTGGTCCACTCCGACCGGCGCGCTCGCCGCGCACGTGGCGAGCGTCGTCACCGATCCCGTCACCTCCGGCGACGCGACGACGGCCCAGACGTGGACCTACGGCTACACCGGCGACCAACTGACCAAGGTCTGTTCGCCGCTGTCGACCACCAAGTGCACGGTGTACGGCTACACCACCGGCTCCGGCTACCGGAACGCGGCCCTCGACCTCGACCCGCACGCCTTCTGGCCGCTGTCGGAGACCACCGGCACCAGCGCCAAGGACGCCGTTCTCGCCAACGAGGGCACCACCGACGCCACGTACGAGAACGTCACCCTCGGCCAGACAGGCCCGCTGACCGGCTCCTCCGCGCCGGCGGCCGGCTTCAACGGCACCTCCTCCGACATCTCGTTGCCGAAGAACCTCGGCAACGACACCGACTCCGGCGCGCTCTCGCTCTGGTTCAAGACCTCGGCCGGGCCCGGCGTGCTCTACTCCTACGCCTCCCAGCCGATCGGCTCCGGGCAGGCGGCCGGCTTCTACACGCCGTCCGTCTACGTCGGAAGCGACGGCAAGCTGAACGCCGAGTTCTGGTACAGCGGCGGCATCAACCCGATCGTCACCTCCGCCTCCGTCGCCGACGGCAAGTGGCACCACGTCGTCCTGTCCGCGGCCGGCAACTCGCAGAGCCTCTACCTGGACAACGCCAAGGTCGGCTCGCGCTCGGGCACGATCTCCATCCAGAGCGCGGTCGCCTTCGGCAAGAACCAGTCGTTCAACTACCTGGGCACCGGCTTCCTCGGCGGCGGCTGGCCCGACGAGCCGCACTCCTCGACCTCCGACAAGACCGGCTACGCCACCTACTTCAACGGCTCCGTCGCGGACGTCGCCTGGTACGAACGCCCCTTGGTCGCGGCCGACGTCAACGCCCTCTACACGTACGGCACCCACAGCGCGAGCCTGCTGAACAGCGTCAAGCGGCCGTCCGGCAAGACGTACGCGGCGATGACGTACGACACGAACACCACCGCGCTGTCGCAGCTCACCGACGAGAACGGCGGCAGCTGGGCGCTCGGCGCCCCCACCGTCACCGGCTCCAGCGACACCTACCGCGGCGCCGTCCTCGGGGACGCGCCCTCGGAGTACTTCCGGCTCGGCGAGGCCGCCGGCGCGACCACGGCCGTGGACCAGGTGCGCGGCGGCAACGGCACCTACGGCGCCGTGACACTGGGCACCGCGGGGCCCTTCAGCGACCAGAAGGCCGCCACCTTCGACGGCTCGACCTCCTCGCTGACGCTGCCGGGCAACTCGGTGCCGGGCTCCGGCGCGGAGTCGACGAGCATGTGGTTCAAGACGACCACGGCGGACGGCGTCCTGCTCGGCGCGTCCAAGGACCCGCTGAGCGCGGGCACCACGACCACGAGCTACACGCCCGTGCTGTACGTGGGCAGCAGCGGCAAGCTGCACGGCGAGTTCTACTTCTCCGGCGGTTCCACCAAGCCCCTCGCCTCCGCCGCCGCCGTCACCGACGGCAAGTGGCACCACGTCGTGCTGTCGACGAGCGCCACCAGCCAGTCCATGTACCTCGACGGCACTCTGGTCGGCACCCAGACCGGCACCGCCGCGATGTCCGGGCAGACCTACACCTACGTCGGCGCCGGCTTCAACGGCGGCAACTGGCCGGACGAGGCGCACACCAGCTCCACCAGCAACACCGGGTACGCGACCCACTTCAAGGGTTCCGTCGCCGAGGTCGCCCTCTTCCGCTCCCAGCTCTCCGCCGCGGACGTCGCCGGGCAGTTCGAGGCCGCGAAGAACTCCACCGGGCTGCTGCCCGTGGAGACGGTGAAGGTCACCTCGCCGACCAGCTCCACGCTGACGTACACCTACGACGTCACCAACGGCAACCGGGCCCTGACCGAGATCGACGGACTGGGCAACAAGACCAGCTTCGGCTACGACTCGGCCGGCTTCGAGCACACCGTGACCGACCCCAACGGGGCCATGACCATCACCGGTCACGACGTGCGCGGAAACGTGGTGTCCTCCACGTCCTGCCAGGACCAGGCCGCGAACAAGTGCGACACCGAGTACTACACGTACTACCCCGACGACACCACGGCCCAGCTGACCACCGCCGACCCGCGCAACGACCAGCTACTGACCGAGCGCGACGGCCGGTCGGCCTCGGCCACCGACACCACGTACCTCACCCAGTACACGTACGACTCGGCCGGCAACCAGACCGCCATCACCGGCCCGGCCGTGCCCGGCTTTCCCAGCGGCCGCACCACCTCCACCGTCTACAGCGACGGCACCAGCACCTACCCCTCCGCCGACGGCGGCGTGGTGCCCAAGGGTCTGCCGGTGAAGACGGTCTCGCCGGGCGGCGCGGCCAACCAGGTGGCGTACCTCAAGAACGGCGACGTGGCCTCCACCACCGACGCCATCGGTCTGGTGACCACCTACACCTACGACGGCATCGGCCAGGTCCGCACCCAGAAAGTGGTCTCCGACACCTACCCGAACGGCCTGGTGACGACCTACCGCTACGACGCCGCCGGCCAGGTCGTCGAGGAGGACGACCCGCCCCTCATCGACCGCGTCACCGGCGCCACGCACTCCGCCGTCTCCACGACCGTCTACGACGAGGACGGCAACGTCACCTCGCAGACCGTCTCCGACGCGAGCGGCGGCGACACCGCACGCACCGAGACCCAGACCTATGACGCCTACGACCACCTGCTGACCGAGTCGGACGCCAACGCCGTCGCGGGTGCGTCCAACGGCGACACCACGACGTACTCGTACGACACCTCCGGCAACAAGACCAAGGAGGTGACGAGCGCCGGCAACGAGACCCGGTACACCTACAACGACAACGGCGACCTGCTCACGCAGGGCCTGATGTACACCGGCGACCCGGTGAGCCCGCAGACGGCGGCCCTGCTGACGGAGTCCTCCCGGGCCTACGACCCGGCCGGGCGGCTCGCGTCCGTCACCGACGCGATGGGCAACACCACGGCGTACACGTACACCGACGACGGCCTGACCGCGACGGTGAAGCGGACCAGCGCCGACGGCACCAGCAGTTACGTGCTGGAGTCGGACGTTTACGACGCGGCCGGCAACCTCACCCAGTCCACCACCGACAACGGCGAGACCGTCACCAAGTACGCGATCGACGCGGCCTCCCGCACCACGTCCACTGAGCTGGACCCGACCGGCGTGGACCGCGTGACCACGGTGTCGTACACCCCGGACGACCAGGTGGCCACCGAGAACGACCACGACTCCTCGGGCTACGACCGCACCACCACCAGCACGTACGACGACATGGGCAACCTGCTCAGCGAGACGCTGTACGGCGACGCCTCCGGGCACCCGGCCGGCTGGTGGAAGCTCAACCAGACCTCCGGCAGCAATGTCACCGACGCCTCCGGCACCGGCAACACCGCCACCGCCGGGTCGGGCGTGACCTGGTCGGACAGCGCGGCGAAGTTCGCGGGCACGACCACCGGCACCGGCGGCGTCGTCGCCACCAACAGCCCCGCCCTGGACACGACCGCCTCCTACACGGTCTCCGCCTGGGTCAACCTCGCCGACACCTCCACCTACCGCACCTTCGTCGCGCAGGGCGGCACCAACCGGGCCTCCTTCTACCTGCAGTACTCGAAGGCGGACAACGCCTACCGTTTCCATGCGGCCAGCTCGGACGCGGCCTCCCCGTCCGCGTTCTACGACGCCACGGCCACCGCGGCGCCGACGCTGAACACCTGGACGCACCTGGTCGGCGTCTTCGACTCGACCACCGGCTCGATGAAGCTGTACATCAACGGCGCACAGGCGGGCTCGGCCACCGACACCTCGCCGTGGACCGGCACCGGGCCGCTGTCGATCGGCGGTACCGAGACGGCGAACGGCACCACGAGCGACGTCGTCGCCGGCTCGGTCGGCGATGTGCAGGTGTACCAGCGGGCTCTGTCCGCCACTGACGTCACCTCGCTGTACGGCAAGGGCCGCACCGGCGGCACGGTCGGCTCCTCCGACGAGCAGACGACCAAGTACGCGTACGACAAGCGCGGCCTGCCGACGTCCACGACGGACGCCGACCAGAACACGACCACATACGCCTACGACGAGGCGGGCAACCTCGCGGTCACCACCGCGCCCGCCGTCCAGGCAGAGCCCGACGGCACCACCGCGGCGACCGTGCACCCCGTCACCACCAGCGGCTTCAACACCTTCGGCGAGGGCGTCGAGGAGCAGGACCCGAACGGTCTGGTGACGACGACGGCGTACGACGCCGACGGCGACAAGGTCTCCGAGACACTGCCGTCGTACACCCCGGCGGGCGCCTCCTCGCCCAACGCCGGCACCACCGTGTGGACGTACGACAGCGAGGGCAACCAGACCTCCGAGACCAGCCCGGGCGGCAGGACCACCTCGTACCTCTACGACCAGACGGGCAACCTCGCCCAGATCACGGCACCGGACGGCTCGAAGACGCACGCCACGTACGACACGGCGGGCGACCAACTGTCGGCGGCGGACGCCACGGGCGCGCAGACGCAGGCGACGTACGACTTCCTGGGCAGGCAGCTCACCTCGACGACGATGGAGCGCTATCCGTCGACGAGAACGCTGACGTCCACGAACTCGTACGCCATCACCACCGGCAACCCGTACGGCGCGCACACCGCGTCGACCACCTCGCCGGGCGGCGTGCAGACGTCGTACGGCTACAACCGGGCCGGTGACGTCACCTCGGTGACGGACGGCGCGGGCAACACCACCCACTACACCTACGACTTCCAGGGCAACCAGCAGAAGACGATCCTGGCGGACGGCACCTGGACGGAGACCGACTACAACGCCGCGGGCGACCCGGCGTACGACAAGCAGTACGACGCGAACAACAACCTGCTCGCCCAGACGTCGCAGCAGTACGACGGCGTGGGCAACCTGACGGCGGCGACCGACGCGAACGGCCACACCACACGCTGGACGTACGACGCGGCGAGCACGATCACGCAGCAGGTCGAGCCGGTGGACGCATTCACCTCGATCACCACGACCTTCGGCTACGACGCGGCGGGCAACCGCACCCGCTTCACCGACGGCCGGGGCAATTCCTGGCGCTACACGTACACGCCGTGGGGCCAGCAGGAGAAGGTGACCGAGCCGACGACCGCCACGTACACCTCGGCCGCCGACTCGACGACCACCTTCGCCTACGACGCGGACGGCCAGCTCACCACGGCCACACTGCCGGGCGGTGTCACCACGTCCATGACGTACGACGCCAACGGCCAGCTGAAGACCATGTCCGGCTCCGGCGCGGACGCGGCGACGGCGAAGCGCAGCTTCGACTACGACGCGGACGGCCGGGTACTGTCGGCGGACACGGACGAGGCGGGCATCGCGGGCGCGGTGGACCACCAGGCCGCCACACACGACGCGTTCACGTACGACGACCGTAGCGACGTCCTCACGGCGTCGGGCTCGGCCGGCTCCTCCAGCTTCACCTACAACGACGACGCGTCGATGCTGACCCGGACGGACGCGGCGGGCACCACGTCGTACGGCTACGACACGGCAGGCCGCCTGTCCTCGCTGGACGATCCGGCGACCGGCACACAACTGACGTACACCTACGGCCAGTTGAACGACCTGAAGTCGGTCAAGTACGGCTCGACGGGCCAGACACGCACCTTCGGCTACAACAGCTCCCACGACCTGACGAGCGATGTGCTGACGCAGGGCGCGTCGACGGTGGCGAGCTTCACGTACGGCTACGACCACAACGGCAACCTGACGTCGAAGACGACCACTGGGGTGTCGGGCGCGTCGGCGAACACCTACACCTACGACTGGTCGGACCGTCTGACGTCGTGGAACAACGGCACGAGCACGACGCAGTACGCGTACGACGCCTCGGGCAACCGGATCCGCAACGGCGCGGACGTGTACACGTACGACGCCCGTGACGAGCTGACGTCGGACGGCACGCACACCTACGGCTACTCGGCGCGCGGCACGATGACGCAGGAATCGCAGGCGTCGGGGTCGGTGGCCTACAAGACGGACGCGTTCGGCGGCCAGATCACGGCCGGGACGCAGTCGTACACGCTGGACGCGCTGGGCCGGAACATCACCGACACGGACACCGCGCAGCAGTCGACGCGCACCTTCGCCTATTCGGGCCCGGACAACACGATCGCCTCGGACGGCGACAACACCTACACGTACGACCCGGCGGGCGGTGTGATCGGCGTCAAGCCGACGGGCGGCAGCGGGGTGCTGGCGCTGACGGACCAGCACAACGACGTGGTGGGTACGTTCACGTCGGGCGCGACGTCCCTGGCGGGCTCGGCGTCGTACGACCCGCTGGGCAAGGTGGTCTCCCCGACCGACACGGTCACCGGTCAGCTGGGCTTCCAGTCGGGCTGGACGGAGCCGGGCTCGGGGGACGTGGGGACGGCATCGCGCTGGTACAACCCCGGCACGGGCCAGTTCCTGAACAAGGACAGCCTGTCGCTGGACGCGGTGCCCAACTCGGTGGCGGCGAACCCGTTCGCCTACGTCGACGACAACCCGATGGCCGGCACGGACGAGTCGGGCAACTGCTCCTGGTACGACGTGGTGTGCGGGGCGAAGAAGGCCGTGCACCACGTCAAGCACGCGGTGAAGCACGTCGTGCACAAGGTCTACCACGCGGTCAAGCACGTGGCACGGAAGATCGTCCACGCGGTCAAGCACGTGGCGCACAGGATCGTGCACCACGTGCGGGACGTGTACCACGCGACGGTGCGCGTGACGCGGCGCGTGTACCACTACGCGTCACGCCATGTCAGACGCGTGTATCACGCGGCGGTGCATGCGGTGCATACCGCGTATCACAAGGTGTCGCACGCGGCGCACCGCGTGGTGCACGCGGTCAAGCACGCGGCCCACAAGGTCGCGCACGCGGTGAAGAAGGCCGCGAAGGCGGTCGCCCATGCGACGCGGACGGCGTATCACGCGACGGTCTCGGCGGCGAAGACGGCGGCGAAGTTCGTGAAGCACCATGCCGCCGCGATCACCTCGTTCGTGGTCTCGACGGCGGTGTTCGCGGGCTGCGAGGCGGCGACCGCGGGCGTCGGCACGATCGGCTGCGCGGCGCTCGCGGGCGCGGCCGGCTCACTGGTGGAGCAGGGCTTCAAGTGCGCGCAGAACGGCGGCGGTGACTGCGGCGTGGGCGCGTTCGCGGGCTCGGCGGTCGAGGGCGCGGTTCTGGGTGCGGCGGGCGGAAAGCTGGGTGAGCTCGGCGGGAAGCTGCTGGCGAAGGTGGCGCCCAAGGCGATGGAGGCCGTGGGCGGGTTGTTCGGGAAGGGGGCCACTGAGGCAGGGGATTCCGCGGCGGCTGATGCCACGGACGCGGCCGCCTCTCGTGCGGAGGCTGAGGGGGCGGGGACGAGGAGTCAGTCGGAGTCGGGCAACAGCTGCCCGGTGCACAGCTTCACGGGCTCGACGCGCGTGCTGATGGCCGACGGCTCGGCGAAGGCGATCGACCAGGTGCGGGTGGGTGACACGATCACCAACTCGGTGCCTGGAACGGCCGGTACGCAGGCGCACAAGGTCACCGCGGTGATCGTGACGCACACGGACCACGATTTCGTCGACGTCACCCTCAAGAAGACACCCGGGTCGGCGGCGAAGCAGACGGTGAGAGGCGGGGCGAAATCCCTGGCCCGGAAGGTGGCGCGCAAGGCGGCGTTCGGCCTCGCGGCCTCGGCGGCGGTACTGGGCGCACTGGGAGCGAGCCACGGCCACGGCCAGGAGCCGGCGACAGCTCCGGTGGCGGCGGTCAGCAGCGCGACGCCCGCACAGGACGAGCACCTGACGACGACGTTCCATCACCCGTTCTACGACGAGACCCAGTCGGCGTTCGTCGACGCCAAGGACCTCCACTCCGGAGACACCCTCCAGACCCCGACCGGCACCACCGAGGTCACCGGCATCCGCCTGTACCACGCCAACACCACGACGTACGACCTCACGATCGGCAGCCTCCACACCTACTACGTGGAAGCCGGAAACACGCCGGTCCTCGTCCACAACTGCGACAACGTCGACCGTGCCGAGGAAATCCGGCGCGCGATTCATGACGGTTCGAGGGATGGAGGCAGGCCATACAAGAACCAGACTGTTTCTGTGGTTCGCGCCGACACGGGAGACGGCGTAGTCTCCGTGATTGCTGCCAGCGGAGATGGGCTGGCAGCCGCGCAGGTCGGGGCTCTTCGTGCCGGAGAAGTGCCGGCGCTGAACGACCCGGCCGAGCATGCTGAAGCCAATGCTCTGCAGCACATCGCAAACCAGGGGTGGACGGCAATTGACGGGGGCGCCAGCAGAAATGTGTGTCCCTACTGCGAAAATTCGATTCGGGATGCGGGGGGACAATTGACTGGCCCCGCCAGCTGGAAGGGTAGGATCAACTACTTCCTCAAGGGCATCCCGAAGTTCCAGTTCAGGTGGGGACAACGCTCCTTCAGTTTTGGCAGGAGGTGA